A section of the Chitinispirillales bacterium genome encodes:
- a CDS encoding DUF6175 family protein: protein MKKLMMLMLVFVIFNFAGATNIPMSKQAALVEVYSSSEISLNATGFGNNEKTALTDLQRAAVWFALYNGTDPLLNNDAAKAKFEPYQESFFELSNVSKFITFEAQKVISSTKTTLPDKRKGFKVIKNIRVNVSAIRSDLEGMGVLASKDALVAQIGLPFIMVIPETPKGQTPLQVFESNPLARQAAGVIESFLTARKYDVIVPRASEQLNDLANIQAELKGADQDISYQLSLALGADVYISFSGSVQGGKATVVVKAYETTTARLLGTETGYSATRPNVAQEALVEEAINGAIQNVLARVTAYWQDDVKRGAQYKLIFNVTGNFNAKQIENLQFAVSDVIEEMFSSSKENIVADKTMDYLVWAKNSEYSRSMNIFRDIKSKLAKEADVTRININRKLIILGLDNL from the coding sequence ATGAAAAAATTAATGATGCTTATGCTTGTTTTTGTGATTTTTAATTTCGCGGGAGCGACCAATATTCCCATGTCAAAACAGGCGGCGTTGGTTGAGGTTTATTCTTCTTCGGAAATTTCGCTGAACGCGACGGGATTCGGCAATAATGAAAAAACGGCTCTCACCGATTTACAAAGAGCCGCCGTTTGGTTTGCGCTTTATAATGGCACCGACCCGCTTTTGAATAATGACGCGGCGAAAGCTAAATTTGAGCCGTATCAAGAGAGTTTTTTTGAATTGAGCAACGTATCGAAATTTATCACGTTTGAGGCGCAAAAAGTGATTTCTTCGACTAAAACTACGCTTCCGGATAAAAGAAAGGGATTTAAAGTTATTAAAAATATTCGCGTAAACGTTTCGGCGATACGTTCGGATCTTGAAGGTATGGGCGTCCTTGCGAGTAAAGACGCTTTGGTCGCGCAAATAGGGCTTCCGTTTATTATGGTGATTCCCGAAACGCCGAAAGGACAAACTCCGCTTCAAGTTTTCGAATCAAATCCTTTAGCGCGTCAGGCTGCGGGAGTTATTGAAAGTTTTCTAACCGCTCGTAAATACGACGTCATTGTTCCAAGAGCGTCTGAACAGTTGAACGATTTGGCAAACATCCAAGCGGAGCTCAAAGGCGCGGATCAAGATATTTCTTACCAATTGTCTTTGGCTTTGGGTGCGGACGTTTATATTTCGTTTTCCGGAAGCGTTCAGGGAGGAAAAGCGACCGTTGTCGTAAAAGCGTATGAAACGACGACCGCACGGCTTTTAGGTACGGAAACCGGATATTCCGCGACTCGTCCGAACGTTGCACAGGAAGCATTGGTTGAAGAAGCGATTAACGGCGCAATCCAAAACGTATTGGCGAGAGTTACGGCATATTGGCAGGACGATGTAAAACGCGGCGCACAATACAAACTTATTTTCAATGTTACAGGAAATTTTAACGCGAAGCAAATTGAGAATTTGCAGTTTGCCGTGTCCGACGTAATTGAGGAAATGTTTTCGTCTTCAAAAGAAAATATCGTCGCCGATAAAACTATGGATTATTTGGTGTGGGCGAAAAACAGCGAATATTCCAGATCGATGAATATTTTCAGGGACATTAAGTCGAAGCTTGCGAAAGAAGCCGATGTTACAAGAATTAACATAAACCGAAAATTGATTATTTTGGGTTTGGATAATTTGTAA
- the ybeY gene encoding rRNA maturation RNase YbeY, whose translation MQAADTPLEIVYEDDEALEIDETALFSLCRKVYSGESVAENRSVDLVFCNERTIKRLNNDFRKKDCVTDVLSFCFNDFDYLGEIYICIQCADEQRKEYGLSLDEEVQRLFIHGIFHLLGFNHESEDERIIMERREKKYIDLEKE comes from the coding sequence TTGCAAGCAGCCGATACGCCGCTGGAAATTGTGTATGAAGACGACGAAGCGCTGGAAATTGACGAGACGGCGTTATTCTCACTTTGCCGAAAGGTGTATTCGGGAGAAAGTGTAGCGGAAAACCGGAGCGTTGATTTGGTTTTTTGTAATGAACGAACTATTAAACGGTTAAATAACGATTTCCGTAAAAAAGATTGTGTTACCGACGTTTTGTCGTTTTGCTTCAATGATTTTGATTATTTGGGTGAAATATATATTTGCATACAGTGCGCCGACGAGCAAAGGAAAGAATACGGGTTATCTCTTGACGAAGAAGTTCAAAGATTGTTTATACACGGAATATTTCATCTTTTGGGCTTTAACCATGAATCCGAAGACGAACGGATAATTATGGAACGGCGCGAAAAAAAATATATTGACCTTGAAAAGGAGTAG
- the rnc gene encoding ribonuclease III, with amino-acid sequence MKQSNFFEKINQIILKKKYSVSIVDVGFSEKINNLQKSLGYYFKNIVLLFHALTHKSAIAPETDPIGLGSNERLELLGDSILDFLVTEELYNKFPGYTEGQITEIKSMIVSRKIIGDVADGINLKNAMIFGKSYENLKNSKTDVCSNAFEALIAAIYLDGGIDCIRKVLRKKLFPLIESSLVRKENINYKTMILEFVQGNGHSTVKYNLISEKGPDHEKIFTVGIEINGKDMGIAQGSSKKDAEQKAAKIAAMKLGIIV; translated from the coding sequence ATGAAACAAAGTAATTTTTTTGAAAAAATAAATCAAATTATATTGAAAAAAAAATACTCGGTAAGTATTGTAGATGTCGGGTTTTCGGAAAAAATAAACAATCTGCAAAAATCTTTAGGATATTATTTCAAGAATATTGTTTTACTTTTTCATGCGCTTACGCACAAATCGGCAATCGCTCCGGAGACAGATCCAATAGGACTCGGTTCAAACGAAAGGCTTGAACTGTTGGGCGACTCGATTCTTGATTTTTTGGTAACCGAGGAGTTATATAATAAATTCCCCGGTTATACGGAAGGACAAATAACGGAAATAAAATCTATGATTGTAAGTCGAAAAATAATAGGCGATGTCGCCGACGGTATAAATCTGAAAAACGCTATGATTTTCGGTAAAAGTTACGAAAACCTTAAAAACTCAAAAACCGATGTTTGCTCAAACGCTTTCGAAGCATTAATCGCTGCGATTTATTTGGACGGCGGAATTGATTGTATTCGGAAAGTTTTAAGAAAGAAATTATTTCCGCTTATCGAAAGTTCACTTGTACGAAAAGAAAATATAAATTACAAAACGATGATATTAGAATTCGTTCAAGGAAACGGACATTCAACTGTAAAATACAACCTTATTTCCGAAAAAGGTCCGGATCACGAAAAAATCTTTACCGTTGGAATAGAAATTAACGGTAAAGATATGGGAATCGCACAAGGCAGTTCTAAAAAAGACGCAGAGCAGAAAGCCGCTAAAATCGCAGCGATGAAATTGGGAATAATAGTTTAA
- a CDS encoding hemolysin family protein, which yields MEYSGLQLSYLVIAATIDCIYISLLSSTKIVFGQIERYKNNITDNRTLHIIGKIEIFLENKTVFSMLISFAKSSAVAILGIIFYFISRRYIFIPQQYFNWEAVFLAAAISSIAAGFICYSIPRAFALKYAENLLMPIYFFYILNKPLLFPIAKIMYFVQNFLLKIMKYDEKFNFLSEKELSKLTEASDSEDGLDKEEKEMIKNIFEFSDTLAKEVMVPRIDIVAISIDSPLSETLTHISTNGHSRIPVYENSVDSIIGILHAKDVIKWISENGISDVGNWSLKKLIKEPHYIPASKLLTDLMKDMKKMRNHIAVVVDEYGGTAGIVTMEDIIEEIVGDINDEYDECVSSVVQTDVRTFLANPHIELDDLAEFVPVRFDEKDKKYSTLGGLFYHEYGNVPTEGTEYVFKGITLKITKMDAQRIEEIQIILPETDNDSEIDNNLKADI from the coding sequence TTGGAGTATTCCGGTTTACAATTATCGTATTTGGTAATCGCCGCAACAATTGATTGTATTTACATTTCTTTATTATCTTCTACAAAAATTGTTTTTGGGCAGATAGAACGTTATAAAAACAATATAACGGATAATCGGACTCTGCATATTATCGGCAAGATTGAAATATTTTTGGAAAACAAAACTGTTTTTTCAATGTTGATTTCGTTTGCAAAATCGTCGGCTGTCGCTATTCTGGGAATAATTTTTTATTTTATTTCACGGCGTTATATTTTTATTCCTCAACAATATTTCAACTGGGAAGCGGTATTTCTTGCGGCGGCGATATCGTCAATTGCGGCAGGTTTTATTTGCTATAGTATTCCGCGGGCGTTCGCTTTGAAATATGCCGAAAATCTGTTAATGCCGATTTATTTCTTTTACATTTTAAATAAACCGCTGCTATTTCCGATTGCTAAAATCATGTATTTCGTACAAAATTTTCTCCTGAAAATTATGAAATATGATGAAAAGTTCAATTTCTTAAGCGAAAAAGAGTTAAGCAAATTAACCGAAGCGTCCGATTCCGAAGACGGATTGGACAAAGAAGAAAAAGAAATGATTAAAAATATTTTTGAATTCAGCGATACATTAGCAAAAGAAGTTATGGTTCCGAGAATCGACATCGTTGCAATTTCTATTGATTCCCCGCTTTCCGAAACATTGACGCATATAAGCACAAACGGGCATTCTAGAATTCCGGTATATGAAAACAGCGTTGATTCAATTATAGGAATTTTGCATGCTAAAGACGTGATAAAATGGATTTCGGAAAACGGAATTTCAGATGTTGGAAATTGGTCGCTCAAGAAACTTATTAAAGAGCCGCACTATATTCCTGCAAGCAAATTGCTGACGGATCTTATGAAAGATATGAAAAAAATGCGAAATCATATAGCCGTTGTTGTTGACGAATACGGCGGAACCGCAGGGATTGTAACTATGGAAGATATAATTGAAGAAATCGTAGGCGACATAAACGACGAGTATGACGAATGCGTTTCTTCGGTAGTTCAAACCGACGTTCGTACTTTTTTGGCGAATCCGCATATTGAATTGGACGATTTGGCTGAATTTGTTCCGGTTAGATTTGATGAAAAAGACAAAAAATACAGCACTTTAGGCGGGCTTTTTTATCATGAATACGGAAATGTGCCTACAGAAGGAACCGAATACGTTTTTAAGGGGATAACTCTAAAAATTACAAAAATGGATGCGCAAAGAATAGAGGAAATTCAAATTATTCTTCCGGAAACGGATAACGATTCCGAAATAGATAATAATTTAAAAGCGGATATTTAA
- the fabF gene encoding beta-ketoacyl-ACP synthase II, protein MTQKIVITGLGSVNPCGNNVNEFWNSLKNGKSGIDFVQAFDTSDLPTKIGGEVKGIDYGNYLDTKEVNRTDRYILHSIAAADEAVKDANLLNDSIDAERIGVIISSGVGGLSYLENEAIKLYEKGPRRVSAFFIPMMIADMASGMVSMKYGFKGPNYGIVSACASGGHGIGDAMLALRAGMMDACICGGTEAAVTRLGFAGFCAMKAMSTRNEIPQKASSPFDLNRDGFVMGEGAGIAVLETLEHAQKRNAKIYAELVGYGATGDAYHLSSPSPDGEGAQRALKMALKTANMQPTEIDYISAHGTSTPANDKNESIAIQKVFGEHAQKLSISSIKSMTGHLLGGAGGIAFVALVKSVVENVVPPTINYENPDPDCPLDYTPNIAKSRIINAAMCNLFGFGGHNVSLVIKKFV, encoded by the coding sequence ATGACGCAAAAAATTGTTATTACAGGATTAGGTTCCGTAAATCCTTGCGGAAACAACGTTAATGAGTTTTGGAATTCATTAAAGAATGGAAAAAGCGGAATAGATTTCGTACAGGCATTCGACACTTCAGATTTACCGACTAAAATAGGCGGCGAGGTAAAAGGAATCGATTACGGAAATTATTTGGATACTAAAGAAGTAAATAGAACCGATAGATATATTCTTCATTCTATCGCCGCCGCCGACGAGGCGGTAAAAGACGCTAACCTTTTGAACGATTCGATTGACGCCGAGAGAATAGGCGTAATTATTTCTTCGGGAGTCGGCGGTCTGAGTTATCTTGAAAACGAAGCGATAAAGCTTTATGAAAAAGGACCGCGGCGCGTGTCTGCATTTTTTATTCCTATGATGATTGCGGATATGGCTAGTGGGATGGTTTCAATGAAATACGGATTCAAAGGACCAAATTACGGAATAGTTTCCGCCTGCGCTTCCGGAGGACACGGGATTGGCGACGCGATGCTTGCGCTTAGGGCGGGAATGATGGACGCCTGCATTTGCGGCGGAACGGAAGCGGCGGTAACTCGTTTGGGATTCGCAGGTTTTTGCGCTATGAAAGCAATGAGTACGCGCAACGAAATTCCGCAAAAAGCGAGTTCGCCGTTTGATTTGAACCGCGACGGATTCGTCATGGGCGAAGGCGCAGGAATTGCTGTTTTGGAAACCTTGGAACACGCGCAAAAACGTAACGCGAAAATTTATGCCGAATTAGTCGGTTACGGAGCTACCGGCGACGCATATCATTTAAGCAGCCCGTCTCCAGACGGCGAGGGGGCGCAAAGAGCGTTGAAAATGGCGCTGAAAACCGCAAATATGCAGCCGACAGAAATTGATTATATTTCGGCGCACGGGACTTCAACTCCCGCAAACGATAAAAACGAGTCCATTGCAATTCAAAAGGTATTTGGCGAGCACGCGCAAAAACTGTCGATAAGTTCGATAAAATCAATGACCGGACATTTACTTGGCGGCGCAGGCGGAATCGCTTTTGTCGCACTTGTAAAGTCTGTTGTCGAGAACGTTGTTCCGCCAACGATAAATTACGAAAATCCGGACCCCGATTGCCCGCTTGATTATACGCCAAATATCGCAAAAAGCAGGATTATCAATGCCGCTATGTGTAATTTATTCGGCTTCGGAGGGCATAACGTTTCGCTGGTTATTAAGAAATTTGTATGA